A genomic window from Streptomyces sp. HUAS YS2 includes:
- a CDS encoding DUF4287 domain-containing protein: MTEPVKGPASYFPSIEKKYGRPIAEWKDLIRSSPLSKHMELVSWLKTEHGLGHGHANALVAHTLAEESSK; this comes from the coding sequence ATGACCGAACCGGTGAAGGGCCCGGCCTCCTACTTCCCCTCGATCGAGAAGAAGTACGGCCGCCCGATCGCGGAGTGGAAGGACCTGATCCGCTCCTCACCCCTGAGCAAGCACATGGAGCTCGTGTCCTGGCTCAAGACCGAGCACGGCCTGGGCCACGGCCACGCCAACGCCCTCGTCGCGCACACCCTCGCGGAGGAGAGCAGCAAGTAG
- a CDS encoding cation acetate symporter, with translation MNQTYAVAAVTAVVLATVLIGGLGLRISRTTSDFYVASRTVKPGLNAAAISGEYLSAASFLGIAGLVLMQGPDMLWYPVGYTAGYLVLLVLVAAPLRRSGAYTLSDFAEARLESPQVRRLASLFVVGIGWLYLLPQLQGAGLTLEILTGAPEWVGGLVVAVVVTGTVAAGGMRSITFVQAFQYWLKLTALLVPALFLAAAWFGDDAPRARFDAPAVFREHTAVRFADTVRIEIDAPLTLAVSGRVDGTSHDDRRVTLGTGTHRVESGTTLTFPQGAQVPERTATGTDPLGWSQPLAGGRDGHQLYATYGLILATFLGTMGLPHVAVRFYTSPNGRAARRTTLVVLGLVGAFYLLPPVYGALGRIYAPELALTGAADAAVLVLPDRMLGGLAGDLLGALLAGGAFAAFLSTASGLTMSVAGVITQDVLPSRGVRHFRLATVLATGAPLAVGVLADKVPVADAVGLAFAVSASSFCPLLVLGIWWRRLTPPGAVAGLVLGGGSALTAVMATRAGVAPVGWPHTLMAWPAVWSVPLGFLTMVLVSLATPRRIPAGTPGILARLHLPEDLLDRPQQERADRPERAER, from the coding sequence GTGAACCAGACCTACGCGGTCGCCGCGGTCACCGCCGTCGTCCTCGCCACCGTCCTGATCGGCGGGCTCGGCCTGCGCATATCCCGTACGACCTCCGACTTCTACGTCGCCTCCCGCACCGTCAAGCCCGGCCTCAACGCCGCCGCGATCAGCGGCGAGTACCTCTCCGCCGCCTCCTTCCTCGGCATCGCCGGCCTGGTCCTCATGCAGGGCCCGGACATGCTCTGGTACCCCGTCGGCTACACCGCCGGATACCTCGTCCTGCTCGTCCTGGTCGCCGCCCCGCTGCGCCGCTCCGGCGCGTACACGCTCTCCGACTTCGCCGAGGCCCGGCTCGAGTCCCCGCAGGTCCGGCGGCTCGCCAGCCTCTTCGTGGTGGGCATCGGCTGGCTCTATCTGCTGCCGCAGCTCCAGGGCGCGGGGCTCACCCTGGAGATCCTCACCGGCGCGCCGGAGTGGGTCGGCGGACTGGTCGTCGCCGTGGTCGTCACCGGCACCGTCGCCGCGGGCGGCATGCGCAGCATCACCTTCGTGCAGGCCTTCCAGTACTGGCTCAAGCTCACCGCGCTGCTCGTCCCCGCGCTCTTCCTGGCCGCCGCCTGGTTCGGCGACGACGCCCCGCGGGCCCGCTTCGACGCCCCCGCCGTGTTCCGCGAGCACACCGCCGTCCGGTTCGCCGACACCGTACGGATCGAGATCGACGCCCCGCTCACGCTCGCCGTCTCAGGGCGCGTCGACGGCACTTCGCACGACGACCGCCGCGTCACCCTGGGGACCGGAACGCACCGGGTCGAGTCCGGCACCACCCTGACGTTCCCCCAGGGCGCGCAGGTCCCCGAACGGACGGCGACCGGCACCGACCCCCTCGGCTGGTCGCAGCCGCTGGCGGGCGGCCGTGACGGACACCAGTTGTACGCCACGTACGGACTGATCCTGGCGACCTTCCTCGGCACCATGGGCCTGCCGCACGTCGCCGTCCGCTTCTACACCAGCCCGAACGGGCGGGCCGCCCGGCGCACCACGCTCGTGGTGCTCGGCCTGGTCGGCGCGTTCTACCTGCTGCCACCGGTGTACGGCGCGCTCGGCCGGATCTACGCCCCCGAACTCGCGCTGACCGGCGCCGCCGACGCGGCGGTGCTGGTGCTTCCGGACCGGATGCTCGGCGGGCTCGCCGGCGACCTGCTCGGGGCGCTGCTCGCGGGCGGGGCGTTCGCCGCGTTCCTCTCGACCGCATCGGGACTGACGATGTCCGTCGCGGGAGTGATCACGCAGGACGTTCTTCCGTCGCGCGGCGTACGCCACTTCCGCCTCGCGACCGTCCTGGCCACCGGCGCCCCGCTGGCCGTGGGCGTGCTCGCCGACAAGGTGCCGGTCGCGGACGCGGTGGGGCTTGCGTTCGCCGTGTCGGCCTCGTCGTTCTGCCCGCTGCTGGTGCTCGGCATCTGGTGGCGGCGGCTCACCCCGCCCGGCGCCGTGGCCGGTCTGGTCCTCGGCGGCGGTTCGGCGCTCACCGCCGTGATGGCCACCCGGGCCGGTGTCGCGCCCGTGGGCTGGCCGCACACGCTGATGGCCTGGCCCGCGGTCTGGTCCGTCCCGCTCGGCTTTCTCACCATGGTGCTGGTCTCGCTGGCGACTCCGCGCCGCATCCCCGCGGGCACCCCCGGGATCCTGGCCCGCCTCCATCTTCCGGAGGACCTTCTCGACCGACCACAGCAGGAGCGGGCCGACCGGCCGGAGAGGGCGGAGCGATGA
- a CDS encoding LytTR family DNA-binding domain-containing protein — MLRVLAVDDEEPALGELLYLLRADPRVRTAEGATDATEALRRIGRALDADADGEDGIDVVFLDIHMAGLTGLDVARLLAGFARPPLIVFVTAHEGFAVQAFDLEAVDYVLKPVRGERLAEAIRRVHEQVHAAAASSVTAAPGVTGEHIPVELGGVTRFVPIDDIAYVEAQGDYARLHTDDGSHLVRIPLSTLEERWAARGFVRVHRSHLVALGRIDEIRLDGGSTTVRVGAAELAVSRRHARQLRDLLMRHVRG; from the coding sequence ATGCTGCGCGTACTGGCCGTCGACGACGAAGAGCCGGCCCTCGGGGAACTGCTCTACCTGCTGCGAGCCGACCCCCGGGTACGCACGGCCGAGGGAGCCACCGATGCCACCGAAGCGCTGCGGCGGATAGGACGGGCCCTGGACGCCGACGCCGACGGGGAGGACGGCATCGACGTCGTCTTCCTCGACATCCACATGGCCGGGCTCACCGGCCTCGACGTCGCCCGGCTCCTCGCCGGGTTCGCCCGGCCGCCGCTGATCGTCTTCGTCACCGCGCACGAGGGGTTCGCCGTCCAGGCCTTCGACCTCGAGGCGGTGGACTACGTGCTCAAGCCGGTCCGCGGCGAGCGGCTCGCGGAGGCGATACGGCGGGTCCACGAGCAGGTCCACGCCGCCGCAGCGTCCAGCGTGACCGCCGCGCCCGGTGTGACCGGTGAGCACATCCCCGTCGAACTCGGCGGCGTCACCCGCTTCGTACCGATCGACGACATCGCCTACGTCGAGGCCCAGGGCGACTACGCCCGGCTCCACACCGACGACGGCAGCCATCTCGTCCGCATCCCGCTGTCCACCCTGGAGGAGCGGTGGGCCGCGCGCGGCTTCGTCCGCGTCCACCGCAGTCATCTCGTCGCCCTCGGCCGGATCGACGAGATCCGCCTCGACGGCGGCTCGACCACCGTCCGGGTCGGCGCCGCCGAGCTGGCCGTCAGCCGCCGCCACGCCCGCCAGCTGAGGGACCTGCTGATGCGCCACGTCCGCGGCTGA
- a CDS encoding sigma-70 family RNA polymerase sigma factor, which yields MTTATTDERALEELQRDHGPALLSFLLGLTYGDQQRAEDLVQETLVRAWLHPEAFHGPYESMRPWLFTVARRLAIDARRSRLARPAEIGDGVLAATPDPADRTESAVAALDVRAAVRGLSPEHRAVLVRLYFDGLTVKEAADELGIPAGTVKSRSHYALRALGRCLPGYSRPRGHALSSPAAATPQ from the coding sequence ATGACGACGGCGACGACCGACGAACGGGCCCTGGAGGAACTGCAGCGCGACCACGGACCGGCGCTGCTGAGCTTCCTGCTCGGGCTGACGTACGGGGACCAGCAGCGCGCCGAGGACCTGGTGCAGGAGACCCTGGTACGGGCCTGGCTCCACCCCGAGGCCTTCCACGGCCCCTACGAGTCGATGCGCCCGTGGCTCTTCACCGTGGCCCGCCGGCTCGCCATCGACGCCCGCCGCTCCCGGCTCGCCCGCCCCGCGGAGATCGGCGACGGCGTCCTGGCCGCCACCCCCGACCCGGCCGACCGCACCGAGAGCGCGGTCGCCGCGCTCGACGTGCGCGCCGCCGTCCGCGGGCTCAGTCCGGAACACCGCGCCGTCCTGGTCCGGCTCTACTTCGACGGGCTGACCGTCAAGGAGGCCGCGGACGAGCTCGGCATCCCGGCCGGCACCGTCAAGTCGCGCTCGCACTACGCCCTGCGGGCCCTCGGCCGCTGCCTGCCCGGCTACAGCAGGCCGCGCGGCCACGCTCTTTCCAGCCCGGCGGCGGCCACCCCACAATGA
- a CDS encoding SCO0930 family lipoprotein yields MKTWRRISLAATAAAVLTLTTACGQDQGDQGLGGAPAGAAKPAGAPAEGGYGDAYGSGTGAAAKSAGQLAVWNDKKLGKVLTDAEGFTLYRFDKDSASPPTATCEGECAKAWPVVSPDGAKPPAGVDAVQLGEVTRADGSKQLTVGGWPMYRYAKDTKPGEANGQGVGGTWFAAAPDGKKAAPAGDGEGGADDSGQESGADLAGLSVRKDPQLGEIVVDSRGMTVYRFKKDSAWPMKTACTGACLEKWPVVAPVAKNDVKGITTKGFVTFARPDGIKQQTIDCWPIYTFAGDAEPGDTNGQGVGGTWYAVSPQGKLVGAPK; encoded by the coding sequence ATGAAGACCTGGCGGAGGATCTCGCTTGCCGCGACAGCTGCGGCCGTGCTCACGCTGACCACGGCGTGTGGCCAGGACCAGGGGGACCAGGGGCTGGGCGGAGCGCCCGCCGGGGCGGCCAAGCCGGCCGGTGCGCCCGCCGAGGGCGGTTACGGGGACGCCTACGGCTCCGGAACGGGCGCCGCGGCGAAGTCGGCCGGTCAACTCGCCGTCTGGAACGACAAGAAGCTCGGCAAGGTACTCACCGACGCCGAGGGCTTCACCCTCTACCGCTTCGACAAGGACTCGGCCAGTCCGCCCACGGCCACCTGCGAGGGCGAATGCGCCAAGGCCTGGCCGGTGGTGAGCCCCGACGGCGCCAAGCCGCCGGCCGGCGTCGACGCCGTGCAGCTCGGCGAGGTCACCCGCGCCGACGGCAGCAAGCAACTCACCGTGGGCGGCTGGCCGATGTACCGCTACGCGAAGGACACCAAGCCCGGCGAGGCCAACGGACAAGGCGTGGGCGGAACGTGGTTCGCCGCCGCGCCGGACGGAAAGAAGGCCGCCCCGGCGGGCGACGGAGAAGGCGGAGCGGATGATTCCGGCCAGGAATCCGGAGCGGATCTCGCCGGACTCTCCGTACGCAAGGACCCTCAACTCGGTGAGATCGTGGTGGATTCCCGCGGAATGACCGTCTACCGCTTCAAGAAGGATTCCGCCTGGCCCATGAAGACCGCCTGCACCGGCGCCTGCTTGGAGAAGTGGCCGGTCGTCGCGCCCGTCGCGAAGAACGACGTCAAGGGCATCACCACGAAGGGATTCGTCACCTTCGCCCGGCCCGACGGCATCAAGCAGCAGACCATCGACTGCTGGCCGATCTACACCTTCGCCGGTGACGCCGAGCCCGGCGACACCAACGGCCAGGGCGTGGGCGGGACCTGGTACGCCGTCTCCCCGCAGGGAAAGCTGGTCGGAGCGCCCAAGTAG
- a CDS encoding CapA family protein: MTHRRRPGAVAAVAALLLTAATGCAGAGRAPGTAAPREQDSERPAPSAAAGGASAETGFTLVATGDVLPHDSIIRKAAADAGGAGYDFRPMFSGVKSVVSRADLALCHMETVYGEKGGPYTGYPAFKSPPEVAVALKDTGYDGCSTASNHTLDDGAAGLARTLDALDKAGVRHAGSARTAEEAARPTLLKAGTATVAHLAYTYDTNGYPLPEGQPWAVNLLDERKIIADARAARKAGADIVVVSPHWGSEWQTEPDERQLALGRALTASKTGDRPDIDLIIGTHAHVPQAYEKVNGTWIVYGMGDQIAGDMVNHAGAHDPRGNQSTIARFTFAPPRTPGARWEVGRAEFLPQWFDTGAGRVVDVNAAVADGAPLTSVRDRIRDVALSRGAAEDGLTMGK, from the coding sequence ATGACCCACCGCAGAAGACCGGGGGCGGTGGCCGCCGTCGCCGCCCTGCTCCTCACGGCGGCGACCGGCTGTGCCGGAGCCGGCCGCGCACCCGGTACCGCCGCACCCCGGGAACAGGACTCCGAGCGCCCCGCGCCCTCGGCCGCCGCCGGCGGCGCGTCCGCCGAGACCGGCTTCACCCTCGTCGCCACCGGCGACGTCCTGCCGCACGACTCGATCATCCGGAAGGCCGCCGCCGACGCGGGGGGCGCCGGATACGACTTCCGCCCCATGTTCTCGGGCGTCAAGTCCGTCGTCTCCCGCGCCGACCTGGCGCTCTGCCACATGGAGACGGTGTACGGCGAGAAGGGCGGCCCCTACACCGGCTACCCCGCCTTCAAGTCGCCGCCCGAGGTGGCCGTCGCCCTCAAGGACACCGGCTACGACGGCTGCTCCACCGCCTCCAACCACACCCTGGACGACGGCGCGGCCGGGCTCGCCCGTACCCTCGACGCGCTCGACAAGGCGGGCGTGCGGCACGCGGGCTCGGCCCGTACCGCCGAGGAGGCCGCCCGTCCCACGCTGCTGAAGGCGGGCACCGCCACGGTCGCCCACCTCGCGTACACCTACGACACCAACGGCTATCCGCTGCCCGAGGGGCAGCCCTGGGCGGTGAACCTGCTCGACGAGCGGAAGATCATCGCCGACGCCCGGGCCGCCCGGAAGGCCGGCGCCGACATCGTCGTGGTCAGCCCGCACTGGGGCTCGGAGTGGCAGACCGAACCCGACGAGCGCCAACTCGCGCTCGGCCGCGCCCTCACCGCCTCGAAGACCGGCGACCGGCCCGACATCGATCTGATCATCGGCACGCATGCCCATGTCCCGCAGGCGTACGAGAAGGTCAACGGCACCTGGATCGTCTACGGCATGGGCGACCAGATCGCCGGCGACATGGTCAACCACGCGGGCGCGCACGACCCGCGCGGCAACCAGTCCACCATCGCCCGGTTCACCTTCGCCCCGCCCAGGACCCCCGGCGCACGCTGGGAGGTCGGCCGGGCAGAGTTCCTCCCGCAGTGGTTCGACACCGGGGCCGGCCGGGTCGTCGACGTCAACGCAGCCGTCGCGGACGGCGCCCCGCTCACCTCGGTGCGCGATCGGATCCGGGACGTCGCGCTCTCCCGCGGCGCGGCCGAGGACGGCCTGACGATGGGGAAGTAG
- a CDS encoding polysaccharide deacetylase family protein, whose amino-acid sequence MKKDQMPTGRRSVLRIAAALGAAATVGVFTADRFGAPERSATAPAAGAPPRSAPPPAGAPAAGAPAAARLKPSAYRLQPMTAAAPPAYRRALPPVRHRPFLQMSGVGRSMVLTFDDGPDPRYTPEILRTLRKYDCRAMFFVCGEMAVENRDLLREMADDGHVVGNHSWSHPLIPKLSPSRIRDELGGTSEVVEKTLGAAPLWYRAPYGAWNRLSFEIGAELGMEPLAWTVDTLDWKEPGTDSIVRRVLDGAAPGVVVLSHDAGGNRSQSVAALKTYLPELLDAGYRMTVPRR is encoded by the coding sequence ATGAAAAAGGATCAGATGCCCACAGGGCGTCGGTCGGTGCTGCGCATCGCCGCCGCGCTCGGGGCCGCCGCCACCGTCGGAGTCTTCACGGCGGACCGGTTCGGCGCACCCGAACGGTCCGCCACCGCCCCGGCCGCCGGGGCGCCGCCCCGCAGCGCCCCGCCGCCCGCCGGAGCGCCCGCCGCCGGGGCGCCGGCCGCCGCACGGCTCAAGCCGAGCGCGTACCGGCTCCAGCCCATGACCGCGGCCGCCCCGCCCGCCTACCGGCGCGCCCTGCCGCCGGTGCGGCACCGGCCGTTCCTCCAGATGTCCGGGGTCGGCCGCTCGATGGTGCTGACCTTCGACGACGGGCCCGACCCGCGCTACACCCCGGAGATCCTGCGCACCCTGCGGAAGTACGACTGCCGGGCGATGTTCTTCGTCTGCGGCGAGATGGCCGTGGAGAACCGGGACCTGCTGCGCGAGATGGCCGACGACGGACACGTCGTCGGCAACCACTCCTGGTCGCATCCGCTGATCCCGAAGCTGTCGCCGTCCCGCATCCGCGACGAACTCGGCGGCACGAGCGAGGTCGTCGAGAAGACCCTCGGCGCGGCCCCGCTCTGGTACCGGGCCCCCTACGGCGCCTGGAACCGGCTCTCGTTCGAGATCGGGGCCGAGCTGGGAATGGAGCCGCTCGCCTGGACCGTCGACACGCTGGACTGGAAGGAGCCCGGCACCGACAGCATCGTGCGCCGGGTCCTGGACGGCGCGGCACCCGGCGTCGTGGTGCTCTCGCACGACGCCGGCGGCAACCGTTCGCAGAGCGTGGCCGCCCTGAAGACGTATCTGCCCGAGCTCCTCGACGCGGGCTACCGCATGACGGTGCCCCGGCGCTGA
- a CDS encoding sensor histidine kinase: MTGIGYAALAVAGVALLAAGFALGRTAARRGGRDGLDLGTPVERATFHTLHTASLAAPPLRAGLTEDTARKAVGRLRSLLGTEALCLTDRTAVLAWDGPGDDHHRAHVMAQVASILDSGRSHSAPSGCEDVACPLRWTVIAPLTGEEGVLGALVAYGAGESAVLVRAATEVARWVSVQLELAELDRSRTRLIEAEIRALRAQISPHFIFNSLAAIASFVRTDPEQARELLLEFADFTRYSFRKHGEFAQLADELRSIEQYLALAGARFGDRLKVTLQIAPEVLPVTLPFLCLQPLVENAVKHGLEDSLGVCRVTIAARDAGAEAVVSIEDDGVGMDPDVLRSILAGERPSSGIGLSNVDERLRQVYGDEYGLVIETGVGAGMKITARFPKYRAGVHPGPRP, encoded by the coding sequence ATGACGGGGATCGGGTACGCGGCGCTCGCCGTCGCCGGAGTCGCGCTGCTGGCCGCCGGGTTCGCGCTCGGCCGGACAGCCGCCCGGCGCGGCGGACGCGACGGCCTCGACCTCGGCACCCCCGTCGAGCGGGCCACCTTCCACACCCTGCACACCGCCTCGCTGGCCGCACCGCCGCTGCGCGCCGGGCTCACCGAGGACACCGCCCGCAAGGCCGTCGGCCGACTGCGGTCGCTGCTCGGCACCGAGGCGCTCTGTCTGACCGACCGGACCGCCGTCCTGGCCTGGGACGGACCCGGCGACGACCACCACCGCGCACACGTGATGGCGCAGGTCGCCTCGATCCTCGACTCCGGCCGCAGCCACAGCGCGCCCTCCGGCTGCGAGGACGTCGCCTGCCCGCTGCGCTGGACCGTGATCGCCCCGCTCACCGGGGAGGAGGGAGTCCTCGGCGCGCTCGTCGCGTACGGCGCGGGCGAGTCGGCGGTGCTGGTCCGGGCGGCGACCGAGGTGGCCCGATGGGTCTCGGTGCAGCTGGAACTCGCCGAGCTGGACCGCTCGCGGACCCGGCTGATCGAGGCCGAGATCCGAGCCTTGCGCGCCCAGATCTCCCCGCACTTCATCTTCAACTCGCTGGCCGCCATCGCCTCGTTCGTCCGGACGGACCCCGAGCAGGCCCGCGAACTGCTGTTGGAGTTCGCGGACTTCACCCGCTACTCGTTCCGCAAGCACGGCGAGTTCGCCCAGCTCGCCGACGAACTGCGCTCGATCGAGCAGTACTTGGCACTGGCCGGCGCCCGCTTCGGCGACCGGCTCAAGGTCACCCTGCAGATCGCGCCCGAGGTGCTGCCGGTGACGCTGCCGTTCCTCTGCCTCCAGCCGCTGGTGGAGAACGCGGTCAAGCACGGCCTGGAGGACTCCCTCGGGGTGTGCCGCGTCACCATCGCGGCCCGCGACGCCGGCGCCGAGGCCGTCGTCAGCATCGAGGACGACGGCGTCGGGATGGACCCGGACGTGCTGCGCTCCATCCTCGCGGGGGAGCGGCCGTCCTCGGGCATCGGTCTGTCGAACGTGGACGAGCGGCTGCGCCAGGTGTACGGGGACGAGTACGGCCTGGTCATCGAGACGGGCGTGGGCGCCGGGATGAAGATCACGGCACGCTTCCCGAAGTACCGGGCGGGGGTCCACCCGGGGCCGAGGCCGTAG
- a CDS encoding PaaI family thioesterase has protein sequence MTQTQTLTLAAAEKILADNFAPWVLDLGLSVVSTGPGEAVLRLPWSDRLAREGGGLSGQALMAAADTATVIAVSSARGGFVPMTTVQQSISFQRAVLGTDVLVRARLTKDGRRMAFADITMTAEGSEEPAAHATAVYALLG, from the coding sequence GTGACGCAGACGCAGACGCTGACACTCGCCGCCGCCGAGAAGATCCTCGCCGACAACTTCGCCCCCTGGGTGCTCGATCTCGGCCTGTCGGTGGTCTCCACCGGCCCGGGCGAGGCGGTCCTCCGGCTCCCCTGGTCCGACCGGCTCGCCCGGGAGGGCGGCGGACTGTCCGGGCAGGCCCTGATGGCGGCGGCGGACACCGCGACGGTCATCGCGGTCTCCTCGGCCCGCGGCGGGTTCGTCCCCATGACGACCGTCCAGCAGTCGATCAGCTTCCAGCGCGCGGTACTCGGCACCGACGTCCTCGTCCGGGCCCGGCTCACCAAGGACGGCCGGCGGATGGCCTTCGCGGACATCACCATGACGGCCGAGGGAAGCGAGGAGCCGGCGGCGCACGCCACCGCCGTCTACGCACTGCTCGGCTGA
- a CDS encoding alpha/beta hydrolase: protein MTWSERTVVRDGVRISCRDWGGAEPPVVLLHGLAGHAGEWDAIARRLSPRHRVVAIDQRGHGASERRPHDRSRAAYVADVVAVLDRLDLRRPVLIGQSLGGHTAMLTAAAHPDLVRGLVLVEAGPGRASPEVPAEIGGWLDSWPVPFPSREVAVEFLGGGPVGEGWAAGLEERDGAWWPRFDREVMVDSLAENVRRSFWNEWADVTCPTLAVLGQSGIIAPEECDSMLRQRPATVSMSVPGTGHDLHLERPAVLHEALERFLRDLAAGARLG, encoded by the coding sequence ATGACCTGGTCCGAGCGCACCGTCGTGCGCGACGGCGTACGCATCTCCTGCCGTGACTGGGGCGGGGCGGAGCCGCCCGTCGTCCTGCTGCACGGACTGGCCGGCCACGCGGGCGAATGGGACGCGATCGCCCGGCGGTTGAGCCCCCGGCACCGGGTCGTCGCCATCGACCAGCGCGGCCACGGTGCCAGCGAGCGGCGCCCGCACGACCGCTCGCGCGCCGCGTACGTCGCCGACGTCGTCGCGGTCCTCGACCGACTGGACCTCCGGCGGCCCGTCCTGATCGGCCAGTCGCTCGGCGGCCACACCGCCATGCTCACCGCCGCCGCTCATCCCGACCTCGTCCGCGGGCTCGTGCTCGTCGAGGCCGGCCCCGGCCGGGCGAGTCCGGAGGTGCCCGCCGAGATCGGCGGATGGCTCGACTCGTGGCCGGTCCCCTTCCCGTCGCGCGAGGTCGCCGTGGAGTTCCTCGGCGGCGGCCCGGTCGGCGAGGGCTGGGCCGCCGGCCTGGAGGAACGCGACGGCGCGTGGTGGCCGCGCTTCGACCGCGAGGTGATGGTCGACTCCCTGGCCGAGAACGTCCGGCGCTCCTTCTGGAACGAGTGGGCCGACGTCACCTGCCCGACCCTGGCCGTCCTCGGTCAGTCCGGCATCATCGCCCCGGAGGAGTGCGACAGCATGCTCCGACAGCGCCCCGCGACGGTGTCCATGAGCGTCCCCGGGACCGGACACGACCTGCACCTGGAACGCCCCGCCGTCCTGCACGAGGCGCTCGAGCGGTTCCTCCGCGATCTCGCGGCCGGGGCACGGCTCGGCTGA
- a CDS encoding class F sortase produces MGPKDFRTVVLRRRQPWGVLTLVMLSGLAMMRNGVDVELGPPQPAAAAAPDTRPIGVTPPDTLPGVDPLPFAPASRVRIPSIDVKAPVMDVGLDADGWIEAPPAQDANMAGWYQNGIAPGQRGTSVLVGHVDNAAGPAVFYNLGSLEKGRTIEVERYDGRVAVFEVYGVEVYSKADFPGVRVYADNGAPELRVITCGGGYTKANGYAGNVVVFARMVATR; encoded by the coding sequence ATGGGCCCCAAGGACTTCAGGACCGTGGTGCTGAGGAGACGCCAGCCGTGGGGCGTACTGACTCTCGTCATGCTGTCCGGACTGGCGATGATGCGGAACGGGGTGGACGTCGAGCTGGGCCCGCCCCAGCCGGCCGCGGCCGCCGCGCCCGACACCCGCCCCATCGGCGTCACGCCCCCGGACACGCTCCCGGGGGTCGACCCGCTGCCGTTCGCGCCGGCGTCGCGGGTGCGGATCCCGTCGATCGACGTGAAGGCCCCGGTGATGGACGTGGGCCTGGACGCGGACGGCTGGATCGAGGCGCCGCCCGCGCAGGACGCCAACATGGCCGGCTGGTACCAGAACGGCATCGCACCCGGTCAGCGCGGCACGTCGGTCCTCGTCGGCCATGTCGACAACGCCGCGGGCCCCGCGGTGTTCTACAACCTCGGCTCCCTGGAGAAGGGGCGCACCATCGAGGTGGAGCGGTACGACGGCCGGGTCGCGGTCTTCGAGGTCTACGGCGTGGAGGTGTACTCCAAGGCCGACTTCCCGGGCGTCCGGGTCTACGCCGACAACGGAGCGCCCGAACTGCGGGTCATCACCTGCGGCGGCGGCTACACGAAGGCGAACGGCTACGCGGGCAACGTCGTGGTCTTCGCCCGGATGGTCGCGACCCGCTGA
- a CDS encoding SAM-dependent methyltransferase, translating to MERPAWAPPGIDISVPSVSRMYDFYLGGSHNFEVDREAARKAMEFMPGLPKVMQANRAFMRRAVRFAVDEGVTQFLDIGSGIPTFGNVHEVAQQASPEARIAYVDHDPVAVAHSRAVLDGNEQATIVAADLRKPQDILGSREVTGLIDLDRPVALLLVAVLHFLENQDEPGKAVAELTEALAPGSLLILTHASYEGVPVSEEQASGTVDVYRETRNPLVMRSRDEIAAFFDGWEMVDPGLVSMPRWRPEGPLDQEDPFAFSGFAGVGRKA from the coding sequence ATGGAGCGTCCCGCCTGGGCTCCGCCCGGTATCGACATTTCGGTACCGAGCGTGTCCCGAATGTACGACTTCTATCTGGGCGGCTCGCACAATTTCGAGGTCGACCGTGAAGCGGCCCGAAAGGCCATGGAGTTCATGCCGGGACTCCCCAAGGTCATGCAGGCGAACCGGGCGTTCATGCGCCGCGCCGTGCGTTTCGCCGTCGACGAGGGCGTCACCCAGTTCCTCGACATCGGCTCCGGCATACCGACGTTCGGCAACGTCCACGAGGTCGCCCAACAGGCCAGCCCCGAGGCCCGGATCGCCTACGTCGATCACGACCCGGTCGCCGTCGCCCACAGCCGCGCCGTGCTCGACGGCAACGAGCAGGCCACGATCGTCGCCGCCGACCTCCGCAAGCCGCAGGACATCCTCGGCAGCCGCGAGGTCACCGGACTGATCGACCTGGACCGGCCGGTGGCGCTGCTCCTCGTCGCCGTCCTGCACTTCCTGGAGAACCAGGACGAGCCAGGCAAGGCCGTCGCCGAGCTCACCGAGGCGCTCGCCCCCGGCAGTCTGCTCATCCTCACCCACGCCTCCTACGAGGGCGTCCCCGTCTCAGAGGAGCAGGCTTCCGGCACGGTCGACGTGTACCGCGAGACCCGCAACCCGCTCGTGATGCGCTCCCGCGACGAGATCGCCGCCTTCTTCGACGGCTGGGAGATGGTCGACCCCGGACTGGTGTCCATGCCGCGCTGGCGGCCCGAGGGCCCGCTCGACCAGGAGGATCCCTTCGCCTTCTCGGGCTTCGCAGGGGTGGGGCGCAAGGCGTGA